In Nymphalis io chromosome 30, ilAglIoxx1.1, whole genome shotgun sequence, the genomic stretch attaattttttaatattttttttatttaaaggatgtttaagattctaaaattcaataaaaaaaaatcaacgtattttccctattttttttgtatttcttgctagggtacatcctagttaataataaccagttataaaacaaaaacaatcttcaagcatttttaaattacagatccaaaactgtacaacttttcgatttttaattttgattctttaagttactcgcaatttttttgtaaaaatcacatCAAGAGCCAtagctcttatcgtgcggatcattttaaaaacatctgcgtttccttagctatccatcggtacataaaaagtacagtaacaatcataaactcaggagaaaattagataacaaagagaccaggtaggaaattctaagaaatgctattgttaagaaattaaatctggatcaaagacaaaaggacctcaatgcaaagtagttaaagattatttttaataggggtaataggtaaaaaaggagagataaaccagagctgtcattgcaattttgaatttaaatcaaaaacaaaatacttaatctttttagctactccatactttcgaaattacactgtttattattcataattcgtgttcaaaatgagatcccctatttcgtatacaaatacgcattctttttcttaattcactttttactacaacactactcaagctatgtcgaatagaatttgcagcattcattattcttgttttgagttcttcaattgtttgtactggtgaaacatcataaaccaggcttttcatatgcccccagacataatagtccatcggagtcaaatctggacttctcgctggccatgggattggtcctcctctgtcaatccatctattacgataattgctgtctagccactgtcttacggacattcgaaagtgtgcggggcaaccatcatgctggaatataattctctgcctaagtttcagcgaaacattttcgagtaactcatgcaggatttctctaagcaagctttcataactttcaccatttaagttatcaggtaggaaatgtggcccaataagattatcattgataatccccatccagacgtttaccgagaaacgtctttgggaaccgcttaatcgctttttgtgagggtttccctgttctttttgagaccaatatcgaatattgtggtagttagtaataccatctttgtcaaactttgactcgtctgtccataaaatttttctcaaaaaattgggattttctgcatctaaacgtcttgcaggatctccttcttcaatcacgtgtacgggtgtgtaatgatagggatacaatccagccgcgtggacagtaaaccagactctccattgagatacgcccagtcggtttgccacaatattggtggaaactgtagggtcctctcgaaaatgacgaataattacatcttcttcatctggagaacggacacgagggcgtccggaatcagattgtctcctaGCCAAGTCTTGTAGACGAGATTGCTTTCGGAGTTGTGCTCCAGATAATCTTGGATGAGTTTCGAGAActttgtattcataatatttcttatagacaACAATAATCAATGCACACACTTACAGCCTCGGCTTACCTCGGCCATCCTATGGGTGTCCCTTACGATACCCATGGGATAAGATTAGGGGAGTACAATTATAAGCTGGTACTCCACAgcagaacaaaaaatatattaaaaaaatatatttcactcgTTTAAGCAACAAATTAATTGACTAGGTAAATGATGTAAACTTgggacaaaaataaatatgaacagtCTGCCTATCTTGGTATTTCCggagtatttaaaaatggaatcataCTTATTTACAACGATTGTCAATTAAACTACCTATTTACCTACATAACTACACTAACCTTAACAAATGTGAGCTCCTGCTCGTGTGGTACACAGTTCGGCACGTTTACGCATATTGTCTTTCACACGATTTAATACGAATGGGTCACTTTTAACAGTTTCGAAAGCACTGATGATTTTTAATTCCATCTCCTCTCTGTTTGCATACTCTGTAACATACACGAGACGTTTTACCTCTTcccataaataaaaatccagTGGCTGGCCATGACACAGGCCCTCTAGCCCTATCCAGCGATCTCTCAACGTATTATTTAAGTACTCACATACTTGCGTCTGATAGTACGCGGGTGCTCCGTCGTGttgataaaataagttttgatGATTACTCAGTCTATCAGcttcatttataatttggtaCATCATCAACCGTGCCGTTCACCCCACTATTTAAAATGTCCAAGTATGACACGCCATTGAGTCTTCCTTCGATGAAATACGGCCCTAAGCGTTCTTACAGACGAACGGCAAGTTGTGAACGGCAGCCGTCGCCACCTATCGACGACAGTCGTCAACGCGTCGGCGGCAGCAGTCAATACGTCGACGGCTGCCGCCGGCAGGCGACCACGGCTGCCGTCGACAGGCGACAACGCTTGCCGCGAGTGCCGCATACTAGCAGTCTTGGTCGGCTTGTACAGGAGCCAGTTGCAAAATGGCGTCCGATGAAGAAACATTGTTATTGCTTTTACTCCGCCATCGCCGACGACAACGAAAAAGAAAGACACGTTCAGTGTGGgttgaagaaatattaatgtatagagAACAAGAGGGAGATTTTTATACACTGTATCCACGTTTGCGAAGGtccgaaaaaaaatttttcaattactttCGAATGTCAATCGCTTCTTTTGATGAGTTGACATCTATTTTGAAACTTTCAATATCTCGCCAAGACACTGTGATGCGAAAAAGTATACCAGCTGAGCAAAGACTCGCTATGACATTAAGGTaagagggtttttttttttttttttttatattacccgggagggcaaatgactctactccacctgatgttaagtggtagtagagtccaaacgcgaggacggccagtacagtcgggaagaaggttctgcactagccgccctcgccttgccggcccgcaagatgcctcttcacgcctcgtttgaaggaagggtttaattttatcaaaaaatggtATATACTGGACATAACTTTAATGAGATCAAATCAATATAACTTtggcaacatttttaatttaagttaaaataggaactttacttaacattaattaacatttatattatactataaaacttttaacaacAAATTCTCCATAATACTGATTATAAAATCACAAGTGGCGCCGCtacaagattttttaattttcctgaTCAatctttgcaattttttttctcataatcAACTTGTAGTAAAAccatacaaaacataaaaacaaacaatataacaataatttagacaaaaagtaaattattctgAGAAGAGTTCAGTTATTATGGTATTTGAAACAGAATCCTCAGAGGATAAGCTTTCAATATTTGTGAGTTGACTTTTCGGTCTTTCAGGATGTGTTGTAGTGGAGTACGCCGAATAGTTATGAGAAGAATGACTCGTTGAAGGAATTGTGTTTTGCATGGAATTCTGAGACGACAAGCTTTCATTAGTTGTGACTTGACTTTCCGGTCTTGCAGAATGTGTTGTGGTGGAATAACCCGCGTAGTTATATGAAGAATGACTCGTTGAAGGCATTGAAAGAGacttgtaatgttttattacttgCATAACTTCTAATTTGGCGTCTAATTTCCAATCTGCTGTTATGTTTTTGAAATCACTTACTAGGGACAACAGAAATAACTTATCCTCATCTGGAGGAGGAGAAAAGTCTCTCTCAGCTTTATccagtttataatttaatttcttagttAATTTTTCAATCAAAGCATCATCACCATCACTTTGGCGTATCCGTTGTCGTTTTGGCATTGGCGTTGGCGTTGTTGTTGGTGGTAGAATTGTCTGAGAGGGAGCATCAAAGTTTGAAGTACTTTGACCCTTATCTTCGGTAACATCTTTCAAAAATAGTAGTTGATCATAGAATGTATACTGTTTTGCTTTAGACACTGCGGAACCACTTTTTCTCTTCAAAGTTCTGCAATATCTTGTGAAGCCGTCTCTTAAAGTTTTCCATTTAGACTGTACCTGTatacctaaaaaaaataaaaaataattatcgctTAACACGTGCAAGGAGATATGTAGAATGTTCATTTGGCATTTTGACCAATAAGTGGCGAATCTTTCACACCCCCATGAAGTTATCTTTAGAATTCTGTAAAGATGTTGTTAAAGCATGTTGCATATTGCATAATTTTGTACGTGACAGAGATGGTTTTACATTTGAAGATACACTAACTATAAACGGTTTGGAAAATATAGCCACAATCCCTAATGAAGGGGACTCGTTATCGGGTCCGATAATAAGAGAAAATTTTTCAGATTATTTTAGCAGTAGTGAAGGCAGTGTTTCGTGGCAGTTGGATtgcatataaaacaaatagataGTATCTCcattattatatgtaagaaataatctgcttaaaattcaataaaatatttaataaaaagtcactTACCGATTGCGTTTTTTTCAATTATGGATTTATCCTTAAAATCATTTACAATTTCCTCACACACTGCTACCCATGCTCTGTTTTTTATTGTCTTGTTACTGTAGTCTTGTAGCTTATAATTCCAAAGACAAAGCCTTTTTTTTACTGCCATAATTAACAATTCGACATCAATTTCGTCTCCGGAGCTCATTTTGTAGACGCACGACGCTTGCGCactctttgtttatttgtcgTCGACTGACAAAATGGCGGACGTAACACGCTACAACTGCAAGCGTCGCCACCTGTCGGCGGCAGCCGTCGAAGTATTGACTGCTGCCGTCGACGCGTTGACGACTGTCGTCGACAGGTGGCGACGGCTGCCGTCGACAGGTGGCGACGGCTGCCGTTCACAACTTGCCGTTCGTCTGTAAGAACCCTAACAGACGGTTATTTAAAACACCAGCCCACACGTTAACACTAAACCTGTGTTGATAAGCGTCCTGTCGCGTAACGTATGGATTGGAATGACTCTACCAATGCTCATTGTGTACCGTAAAACGGGGTTAATAGACACAATTTTGAACTTAATCtccattttataaatgtcttCAATAGACAAGAGAACATTATATTGTGCTTATATCATGTCTCTtttgatgttttaatattttatgttcttCTAAATtgggatttattttttaattacagcgcaaaatgcaaaaatattttacctttcTATTGACCCGCACATGGGTTTAATAGACACATGGGTTTAAAACTGTCACGTGTCATAGGTACCTACCTATACATCGTCACTCATTAAATCtttcaaaatatcattatagTTCTTGTAATAATATGATGGTTGCCGTGTTTGGATAGTTTGTAAACTGCTTGGACCAGGGCGATCATTTTTATTAGTTGTATCCTCTAAAATTTTAAGAtgcgaatttatatttatttt encodes the following:
- the LOC126780071 gene encoding uncharacterized protein LOC126780071 codes for the protein MSSGDEIDVELLIMAVKKRLCLWNYKLQDYSNKTIKNRAWVAVCEEIVNDFKDKSIIEKNAIGIQVQSKWKTLRDGFTRYCRTLKRKSGSAVSKAKQYTFYDQLLFLKDVTEDKGQSTSNFDAPSQTILPPTTTPTPMPKRQRIRQSDGDDALIEKLTKKLNYKLDKAERDFSPPPDEDKLFLLSLVSDFKNITADWKLDAKLEVMQVIKHYKSLSMPSTSHSSYNYAGYSTTTHSARPESQVTTNESLSSQNSMQNTIPSTSHSSHNYSAYSTTTHPERPKSQLTNIESLSSEDSVSNTIITELFSE